A genomic segment from Torulaspora delbrueckii CBS 1146 chromosome 3, complete genome encodes:
- the ALG3 gene encoding dolichyl-P-Man:Man(5)GlcNAc(2)-PP-dolichol alpha-1,3-mannosyltransferase (similar to Saccharomyces cerevisiae ALG3 (YBL082C); ancestral locus Anc_7.407), translated as MAEKTEPQGASDEKEFVRPPLDLWQDFKDGMRFLCFNPRGNAVIMPLLLVVESLALKIITAKVPYTEIDYKAYMEQIEMITMDGELDYSQIRGGTGPLVYPAGHVLLYKLMYKITQGMNLLHEGQNIFRYLYIGTLSLQMIIYYQLQLPPWCVVLACLSKRLHSIYVLRLFNDCFTTFFMVLTVVLLMQATKRRSALISMISSLTYSVAISIKMNALLYLPAFMVSIFLINEGQLTVTALCAMIAVAWQGLVALQFLKTYPMEYLQSAFNFSRSFMFKWSVNWQMIDEDGFDSIIFHKSLLLSQLVGILAVIFFRYPCLLKDLRNSVIRPLSKSIPGVKLGDTVPYLLVTTNYIGVIFSRSLHYQFLTWYHWTIPILMYYSRIPWFLGPIWYILHEFCWNSYPPNAQASTLLLLLNSTMLLLLAINSLNCSIHKSTNQKKGQ; from the coding sequence ATGGCTGAGAAAACCGAGCCACAGGGCGCTAGtgatgagaaggaattcGTAAGGCCGCCCTTGGATCTATGGcaggatttcaaagatggtatGCGTTTCCTTTGCTTCAATCCCCGAGGCAATGCTGTGATCATGCCATTACTGCTGGTTGTTGAGTCCCTTGCCCTCAAAATTATTACTGCTAAGGTACCATACACTGAAATAGACTACAAGGCTTACATGGAACAGATAGAAATGATTACTATGGATGGTGAATTGGATTACTCACAGATCAGAGGAGGTACTGGACCTTTAGTCTACCCTGCTGGACACGTTCTCCTATACAAATTGATGTATAAGATCACACAAGGTATGAATCTCTTGCATGAAGGACAGAACATCTTCAGGTACTTGTACATCGGCACTTTATCACTTCAGATGATCATTTACTACCAACTGCAACTACCGCCCTGGTGTGTTGTGCTAGCCTGtctatcaaagagattaCACTCGATCTACGTCCTGAGATTGTTCAATGACTGCTTTACTACTTTTTTCATGGTCTTAACCGTAGTGCTGTTGATGCAGGCGACAAAGAGACGTAGTGCTCTTATttcgatgatttcatctttaacCTACAGCGTGGCAATTAGTATCAAGATGAATGCGTTGCTGTATCTTCCAGCATTCATGGTCTCTATCTTTTTGATCAACGAGGGGCAATTGACAGTAACGGCCCTTTGCGCAATGATAGCTGTCGCTTGGCAAGGTCTCGTCGCCCTGCAGTTTCTCAAAACATACCCAATGGAATATCTACAATCAGCTTTCAATTTTAGTCGGAGCTTTATGTTCAAATGGAGCGTAAATTGGCAAATGATAGACGAAGACGGGTTCGACAgtataatttttcacaagtCCCTGCTATTGAGCCAGCTCGTTGGAATACTGGCAGTCATATTTTTCAGATATCCATGCCTACTAAAAGATCTACGAAATTCAGTCATACGTCCACTATCAAAGTCGATCCCAGGCGTCAAGCTGGGAGATACCGTCCCATATCTCCTAGTAACGACGAACTACATCGGGGTCATTTTTTCGAGATCCCTGCACTACCAATTCCTGACGTGGTACCACTGGACAATACCTATTTTAATGTACTACTCCAGGATTCCTTGGTTCCTAGGTCCCATCTGGTACATTTTGCACGAATTTTGTTGGAACTCGTACCCACCCAACGCGCAAGCTAGTACGCTTCTCTTACTGCTAAACAGTACCATGCTCCTACTGCTGGCCATAAACAGTCTCAATTGCTCGATTCACAAGAGTACTAATCAAAAGAAAGGGCAGTAA
- the KAP123 gene encoding karyopherin KAP123 (similar to Saccharomyces cerevisiae KAP123 (YER110C); ancestral locus Anc_7.408), translating to MDQQYLAQLEQTLGAIVHPNSNGLKEATKTLQTQFYKQPSSLPALIHILQNASDDALKQLAGVEARKLVPKHWAALDASTKTQIKQSLLQTAFSEPKELIRHSNARVIAAIGTEEMEENQWPDLVPNLIQAASGEDAQTRLTSSFILFSLLEDFTPSLTAYIDDLLDLFSKTINDTASLETRSLAAQGLNHVSGLIQEQEEVNPQQAAKFAALIPSVVSVLEAVIKADDAVNSKLIFNCLNDFLLLESQLTNNAIPDLVKLAIQIAVNNEIDEDVRVFAVQFMISALSYRKSKISQAKLGPEITMAALKVASEEIDVDEELNNEDEAAENEENTPSLTAIRLLAFASSELPPSQVATVIIDHLPAMLQSSNAFERRGILLAISVAVTGSPDYILSQFDKIIPATITGLKDNEPIVKLAALKCVHHLTSDLQDEVAKFHDEYLPLIIDIIDTAKFVVIYNYATVALDGLLEFIAYEAISKYLEPLMNKLFYMLESNKSSKLRCAVVSAIGSAAFAAGAAFIPYFKTSVQYLGQFIENCSQIEGMSEDDIELRALTFENISTMARAVRSETFAEYAEPLVNSAYEAIKTESARLRESGYAFIANLAKVYGENFSPFLKTILPEIFKTLQLDEYQFNFDGDAEDLAAFADGANEEELQNKFTVNTGISYEKEVAAAALSELALGTKEHFVPFVEESLKVLTEQVEESYGLKETALNTIWNIVKAVLLASKFVPETYPKGIPSGSYVDASVLAVIQTAREITLTNLGDEFETSMLITVMEDMANMIKQFGSIIVMDNGNTSALENLCVQVMSVLKGTHTCQTIDLEEDVPKDEELDASETEATLQDVALEVLVSLSHALEGDFAKIFENFKPVLLSLFESTSKNKRSSAVGAASEIALGMKGQNPFMHEMLEALVIRLTTDKSLEVRGNAAYGVGVLCEFANFDVSAIYEPVLKAMYQLLTTADQKALTAEDDEATREIVDRAYANASGCAARMTLKHENFVPMEQTIPALLAHLPLKTGFEEYNPIFELIIKLYQNNNSVIASATPKIIELFTVVFTKEDERIKLEQESTLGREENMERLKQFQNEEMREKVIALLKYLNNTYDGLVAQSPVLARVLA from the coding sequence ATGGATCAACAGTATTTGGCTCAACTTGAGCAGACCTTGGGTGCTATTGTTCACCCAAATTCGAATGgcttgaaagaagctacCAAAACTTTGCAAACACAGTTTTACAAACAGCCATCGAGTCTTCCTGCATTAATCCatattttgcaaaatgccTCTGATGATGCTCTTAAGCAACTGGCGGGTGTCGAAGCCAGAAAATTGGTTCCAAAGCATTGGGCTGCTTTGGATGCCTCTACCAAGACTCAGATCAAGCAATCCTTGCTGCAAACAGCTTTCAGTGAGCCAAAGGAGTTAATTCGTCACTCGAATGCTCGTGTTATTGCTGCAATTGGCACTGAAGAGATGGAAGAAAACCAATGGCCAGATTTGGTtccaaatttgattcaaGCTGCCTCCGGTGAAGATGCTCAAACTAGATTGACTTCctctttcattcttttctctCTATTGGAGGATTTCACTCCTTCTCTAACGGCCTACATTGACGATCTTCTTGACTTGTTCAGCAAGACCATTAACGATACGGCTTCCTTGGAGACTAGATCCCTAGCGGCCCAAGGTCTGAACCATGTCTCTGGTTTGATCCAAGAGCAAGAAGAGGTGAATCCACAACAAGCTGCCAAATTTGCTGCTTTGATTCCTTCTGTGGTGAGTGTCCTAGAGGCTGTTATCAAGGCTGACGATGCTGTCAACTCAAAGTtgattttcaattgtttgaacGATTTCTTATTGTTGGAATCTCAGTTGACTAACAATGCCATCCCAGATTTGGTCAAGTTGGCAATTCAAATTGCCGTCAACAACGAAATTGACGAAGATGTCAGAGTCTTTGCTGTGCAATTCATGATCTCTGCTCTATCCTATAGAAAGTCTAAGATCTCTCAAGCCAAGTTGGGTCCAGAGATTACCATGGCCGCTCTGAAGGTTGCTTCTGAGGAGATTGATGTCGATGAGGAGCTAaataatgaagatgaagctgcTGAGAATGAGGAAAACACTCCTTCTCTAACCGCAATTAGATTACTAGcttttgcttcttcagaacTACCTCCTTCTCAAGTTGCTACAGTGATCATTGACCACTTGCCAGCTATGCTTCAATCTTCCAATGCATTCGAAAGAAGAGGTATTCTATTGGCTATTTCTGTCGCTGTGACAGGTTCTCCAGACTACATCTTATCTCAGTTCGATAAAATTATTCCAGCAACGATCACTGGTTTGAAGGATAATGAACCAATCGTCAAGTTGGCCGCATTAAAATGTGTTCACCATTTGACCAGCGATTTGCAAGATGAAGTGGCCAAGTTCCATGATGAGTATCTACCTTTGATCATCGATATTATTGACACTGCCAAGTTTGTTGTCATTTATAACTACGCCACTGTTGCTCTCGATGGATTGTTGGAGTTTATCGCTTACGAAGCAATCTCCAAGTACTTGGAACCATTGATGAATAAGCTTTTCTACATGCTGGAGAGTAACAAATCATCTAAATTGAGATGCGCCGTCGTTTCCGCTATTGGTTCTGCAGCTTTTGCAGCTGGTGCAGCTTTCATTCCTTACTTCAAGACCAGTGTCCAATACTTGggtcaattcatcgaaaacTGTTCCCAAATTGAGGGTATGAGTGAAGATGACATCGAGCTAAGAGCTTTAACTTTCGAAAACATCTCCACAATGGCAAGAGCTGTCAGATCTGAAACCTTCGCTGAGTACGCTGAACCTTTAGTTAATTCTGCTTACGAAGCTATCAAGACTGAGTCTGCAAGATTGAGAGAATCCGGTTACGCTTTCATTGCTAACTTAGCTAAGGTGTACGGCgagaatttttcaccattcttgaagacCATCCTGCcagaaatcttcaaaacgTTGCAACTTGACGAGTACCAGTTCAACTTCGATGGTGATGCCGAAGATTTGGCTGCTTTTGCTGACGGTgctaatgaagaagagttgcAAAACAAGTTCACTGTCAACACTGGTATTTCATATGAAAAGGAAGTGGCTGCAGCTGCTTTGTCTGAATTGGCTTTGGGTACTAAAGAACATTTCGTTCCTTTTGTTGAGgagtctttgaaggttttaACTGAGCAAGTCGAAGAATCCTATGGTCTGAAAGAAACCGCTTTAAACACCATCTGGAACATTGTCAAGGCTGTCTTGTTGGCTTCCAAGTTCGTTCCTGAGACATACCCTAAGGGAATCCCATCTGGATCTTATGTTGATGCAAGCGTTTTGGCAGTTATTCAAACCGCCAGAGAGATTACGTTGACAAACCTAGGTGATGAATTCGAGACATCCATGCTAATTACCGTTATGGAAGACATGGCCAACATGATCAAACAATTTGGTAGTATTATCGTTATGGATAACGGAAACACAAGTGCATTGGAAAACCTCTGCGTCCAAGTCATGAGTGTCTTGAAGGGTACTCACACCTGTCAAACCATTgacttggaagaagatgttcCAAAGGACGAAGAGCTAGATGCTTCTGAGACTGAAGCCACGCTGCAAGATGTTGCTCTAGAAGTGCTTGTCAGTCTATCCCACGCTCTTGAAGGggattttgccaagatctTCGAGAACTTCAAACCTGTCTTGCTATCCTTGTTCGAGTCTACAtccaagaacaagagatcGTCAGCTGTTGGTGCTGCATCGGAGATTGCTCTAGGTATGAAAGGTCAAAACCCATTCATGCACGAGATGCTGGAAGCTCTAGTCATCAGATTGACTACCGATAAGTCTTTGGAAGTCAGAGGTAACGCTGCTTACGGTGTTGGTGTTCTTTGCGAGTTTGCCAACTTTGACGTCTCTGCAATCTACGAGCCAGTTTTGAAGGCAATGTACCAATTGTTGACCACTGCTGATCAAAAGGCCTTAACTGCcgaagatgatgaagctaCTAGAGAGATTGTTGACAGAGCCTATGCCAATGCCAGCGGTTGTGCAGCAAGGATGACTTTGAAGCACGAAAACTTTGTTCCAATGGAACAAACTATCCCAGCACTATTGGCACATCTACCTTTGAAGACCGGCTTCGAGGAATACAACCCAATTTTCGAGCTTATCATCAAGCTTTACCAGAATAACAACAGTGTTATTGCTAGCGCAACACCAAAGATTATTGAGCTATTTACGGTCGTCTTCACAAAAGAAGACGAGAGGATAAAGCTTGAACAAGAATCTACTTTGGGTAGGGAAGAAAACATGGAAAGATTGAAGCAATTCCAAAACGAAGAGATGAGAGAGAAGGTTATCGCCTTgttgaagtatttgaacAATACCTACGACGGCTTGGTTGCACAAAGCCCTGTCTTAGCAAGAGTCCTCGCTTAA
- the SWI4 gene encoding SBF complex DNA-binding subunit SWI4 (similar to Saccharomyces cerevisiae SWI4 (YER111C); ancestral locus Anc_7.409), with protein sequence MESGTGMTSSNEAEGTGSAGLVPVIEIATYAETDVYECYIRGFESRIVMRRTADDWVNITQVFKIAQFSKTQRTKVLEKESTDMRHEKVQGGYGRFQGTWIPLENAKYMVSKYNIRDPVVSTIIGFQLDPMNPPAKRCKNSVLKRSSPNGRITSPSSYNKTPKKKLSASAMARKTKKNGVLQPNPSPLQNLVFQTPQQAHLAGQNSNTTVPQALNDKETPMTMGYSATQKPLQFYPVPTSLSHHHKIPRNNHHSNANFHNGTESQSFLTFIPEGPNQGVFSTQDQTHQSVPNITINGNSKQPPKKRRKDSQIDPIMNDEAFLNQDKAQQNFKVMKQQMWQDMHPKHLSQTSPKTMYPIAASNTTHSNTSSMEMFSTQDNPTPMSSRSSTPQTFSGIPTAPATAVENDDVAHADLEQMSVEAYKETILQVLSSEDGSDKDYALPSQMYHPPSNLDINFQIDDQGHTPLHWATAMANIPLIKLLIALNGNALQSNSKGFNCITKSIFYNNCYKAGSFPEIISLLRICIVTPDSNGRLPLHYLVELSVNKSKDPLVINYYMDAIIQNLGQDDYTLLRMTLNFQDNLGNTVLHLAALNLNLELCNKLCYLGSSMDITNYENETPASILAKFNLVPPTSINQALSPQAINKGSPYLEPPTGTLANPAKTASKLSQEKDQQIISPTDNEPIKPPQIKLTPAVPTRKMADRNFLSGADSTTFNSLMDDLSNIDSFVTSSAIRDVKTTPSKLLESSPILHKKRPSMTSMLPPPSLKKFVNLADAMESPLGPIILSPRAGQPKVKQLGEIVSLAGKLRDVSNNLVFSLNTQASSIATETENTEKGITLVKNNLQKIEHGEKELFAQYDESEGIQTISDLGNATEELRNTTESGKVAFIQCIEKSQALSLASLVQEEESKVDEDSAASPAPEKSQNEDTWKLATELAFLQFRRRSFLGKIIDGKCNIDTSNKISKYRRLIGMTMENIDTKLDEIETDLRANA encoded by the coding sequence ATGGAGTCTGGCACCGGGATGACTAGTTCCAATGAAGCAGAAGGAACGGGTTCGGCGGGCTTGGTGCCCGTAATTGAAATCGCGACTTATGCGGAGACAGATGTTTATGAGTGTTATATTCGTGGTTTTGAGTCTAGGATCGTGATGAGAAGAACTGCTGATGATTGGGTTAATATTACGCAGGTGTTCAAGATCGCTCAATTCTCAAAGACACAGAGAACGAAAgttttggagaaagaatCCACTGATATGCGTCATGAAAAGGTGCAGGGTGGGTATGGAAGGTTCCAAGGTACGTGGATTCCGTTGGAGAATGCCAAGTATATGGTTTCCAAGTATAATATTAGAGACCCCGTTGTTAGTACGATTATTGGGTTTCAGCTCGATCCGATGAATCCTCCGGCGAAAAGATGTAAAAACAGTGTGCTGAAGAGATCATCGCCCAATGGGAGGATAACTTCTCCCTCTAGTTACAATAAAACCCCTAAGAAGAAGCTTTCTGCTTCGGCAATGGCCagaaagacaaagaagaatggtGTGTTACAACCGAATCCTAGtcctttgcaaaatttggTATTTCAAACTCCACAACAGGCTCATCTTGCCGGACAGAATTCAAACACAACGGTTCCACAGGCTTTGAACGATAAAGAGACACCTATGACGATGGGTTATTCGGCAACACAGAAACCATTGCAGTTTTATCCCGTGCCCACTTCACTCTCGCATCATCATAAGATTCCTCGTAATAACCACCATAGTAATGCAAATTTTCACAATGGTACGGAATCTCAATCGTTCCTCACTTTCATACCTGAAGGTCCCAACCAAGGAGTTTTCTCCACGCAGGATCAGACTCATCAGTCTGTACCCAATATTACAATCAACGGAAATTCGAAACAACCGCCTAAGAAGCGTAGAAAGGATAGTCAAATCGATCCTATTATGAACGATGAAGCGTTCCTCAATCAGGATAAGGCTCAAcagaatttcaaagtgatgaaacAGCAGATGTGGCAAGATATGCATCCAAAGCATTTATCGCaaacttcaccaaagaCAATGTACCCAATAGCGGCTAGCAACACTACCcattcaaatacttcaTCGATGGAAATGTTCTCTACACAGGATAACCCAACTCCGATGTCGTCAAGATCCTCTACTCCACAGACATTCAGTGGGATCCCAACGGCACCAGCTACTGCAGTggagaatgatgatgttgcACATGCGGACCTCGAGCAAATGTCGGTGGAAGCGTACAAGGAAACGATCTTGCAAGTTTTGTCCTCGGAGGATGGCTCAGATAAGGATTATGCTCTGCCGTCTCAAATGTACCATCCACCATCCAATCTGGATATCAATTTTCAGATAGATGACCAAGGTCACACACCACTGCATTGGGCCACTGCAATGGCCAATATCCCTTTGATTAAACTGTTGATAGCATTGAACGGTAACGCATTACAGAGTAACTCAAAAGGCTTCAATTGTATCACCAAATCGATTTTTTACAACAACTGTTATAAAGCAGGTTCATTCCCAGAGATTATCTCATTATTGAGAATTTGTATTGTGACACCCGACTCAAATGGTAGACTACCACTGCACTATCTCGTGGAATTGAGCGTTAATAAGTCAAAGGATCCATTGGTGATAAACTATTACATGGATGCtatcattcaaaatttgggTCAGGATGATTATACTTTGCTGAGGATGACTTTGAATTTCCAGGATAATCTGGGGAACACAGTACTCCACTTGGCAGCGTTGAATCTGAATTTGGAACTTTGTAATAAACTCTGCTATCTCGGCTCTTCGATGGATATTACTAACTATGAAAATGAGACACCAGCTTCTATCCTGGCGAAATTCAATTTGGTACCGCCCACTTCCATCAATCAAGCACTTAGCCCACAGGCAATTAATAAAGGTTCTCCTTATCTTGAACCACCTACCGGTACATTGGCCAATCCTGCTAAGACAGCGTCAAAACTATCACAGGAAAAGGATCAACAAATCATATCGCCAACAGATAACGAACCAATAAAGCCGCCTCAAATAAAATTAACCCCAGCAGTACCGACGAGGAAGATGGCAGACAGAAATTTCTTATCTGGTGCTGATTCTACGACTTTTAACTCGCTCATGGATGATTTATCGAATATTGATTCATTTGTCACTTCATCTGCTATCAGAGATGTAAAAACTACACCATCAAAACTGCTGGAAAGTTCACCAATACTTCATAAAAAGAGACCAAGTATGACAAGTATGCTGCCTCCGCCAAGTTTAAagaaatttgtcaatttggCTGACGCCATGGAGTCGCCGTTGGGACCAATCATACTGTCTCCGCGCGCTGGTCAACCAAAAGTTAAACAGCTCGGTGAAATTGTATCGTTGGCAGGCAAGTTGAGGGATGTATCGAACAATTTGGTCTTTTCACTTAATACACAGGCAAGCTCGATTGCTACAGAGACCGAAAATACGGAGAAAGGAATTACATTGGTAAAGAATAATTTACAGAAAATAGAACATGGGGAGAAAGAACTCTTTGCGCAATACGACGAATCAGAAGGGATTCAAACCATCAGTGACCTAGGCAATGCGACAGAGGAACTACGAAACACAACTGAAAGCGGCAAAGTAGCTTTTATTCAATGCATAGAGAAATCACAAGCACTAAGTTTAGCCTCTTTAGTCcaagaggaagaatcaAAAGTTGACGAAGACTCCGCAGCATCACCAGCACCAGAAAAATCACAGAATGAGGACACCTGGAAACTCGCTACGGAGTTGGCATTCTTACAATTTAGAAGACGTTCTTTCCTTGGGAAGATCATCGACGGGAAGTGCAACATTGACACCTCTAACAAGATCAGCAAGTACAGACGCTTAATTGGCATGACAATGGAGAACATTGACACGAAACTCGACGAAATAGAAACAGATCTACGGGCAAACGCATAA